From Dehalococcoidia bacterium:
CGGGCGAGATCTTCGTCACCATGGCCAAGGAAGGCAGCACGATCTCGGGCCTCATGGACGCCTTCGCGACCTCGATCTCCCTTACCCTGCAGTACGGCGTGCCTCTGCGGGACCTGGTGCAGAAGTTCAGCCACATGCGCTTCGAGCCGATGGGCATGACCGAGAACCGCGAAATCCCCATGGCCCAGTCGATCATCGACTACATCTTCCGCTGGCTGGCGTCCCAGTTCCTCTCGGACGAGGACAAGCGCGAGCTGGGGATCATGACCGTCAGCGAGCGGTTGCGGCTGGAAGCGCCCTTCGCCGGCGTGCAGCCGGAGCTGGTCCCGGCGCCGGTGCAGCCTATCCCCTCGGTGCTGCCCATCGCCGGCGGCTCGGTCGAGGCGAGCGCGCCGCCGGCCGTCCCCAACGGCCATGCGCCGGCGAACGGCAACGGCGGCTCCACGACCGCGGCCCATTATCACGGACCGCGCGTGCAAGCGGACGCGCCCGCCTGCGCCAACTGCGGCTGGATCATGACGCGCTCCGGCACGTGCTACCGCTGCGAGAACTGCGGCAGCACCAGCGGCTGCAGTTAGGAGGTCCGGGAAGATGCAGCGCCAGGGAGGGCACGAGGGCCATGCGAGCGCGCTGCGCGCGGGGCCAGCAGCTTCGCGCGGACGATCACACGAAGCCTGGGTGGTCCGAAGGAGATGACAGGCTGGGCTGAGGACGTGCGGCGATTCCACGAGGTGGTGGGAGCGCACCTGGACGAGGGCTTTACGCGGCCCGTCCTGCGCGCCCGGCGGCGCTTCGTGGAGGAAGAGGCGCGCGAGGCCATAGAGGCCCTGGGCGAGGCCGAGGACGAAGCCGCCCGGGGCGAGGTGAGCCTCGAGACCCGCCGCCACCTCGTCCGCGAGCTCATCGACCTCACCTACGTGGTCATGGGCACCTTCGCCGCGCTCGGCATCGACCCCGAGCCGGCCTGGCGGGCCGTCCACGAAGCCAACATGCGCAAGCATCCCGCCGGCGTCTCAGGCGCCAAGGCCGTAAAGCCAGCCGGCTGGGAAGCCCCGATGGTCCCTCTAGCGCCGTTCCGTCCGGGAGGCGATCGGTGATGGTCAGCGCCCCCCTCTTCGACAGCCCGGAGACGGCTGACTGCCGGGCTCCGCGCGAGCACTGCTTCCGGTACTGCCCTCCCGCAACCCACCCGCGAGGCGTCATGACCTGAGAAGGCCTATCCCCCTCGCCTCCGGTCGGCGGTCTCCTCCTCCTGCCCCGTCACTGCCGACCGGACCGAATCGGCGCCCCCTGGTCCCCCACCGGGGGGCGCCCGCTTTGCAGCCGCCGGGGCTCGCAGCGTGGCGGACGCGGAGCCGTCGGCCGGCACGTTACACTCGCCTCATGCTGTCGACCGGAGATCAGCCGCCGCGGCCTCCGCCGGAGGCGCTGCGCGCCGCCGAGCGCGTCCTGAGGCGGCGCTTCGGCGGCCGGCCCAGGCTGCTCGACTCCTCGGCCCTCGACGGCCGCACGACCGTCTTTCGCTGCCGGACGGAAGGCCGGGGCCTCCCGGACAGCGTGGTCCTGAAAATGCCGCGGCGCGAAGAAGGATCGGCCTACCAGGCTACAGACATGAAGGAGCGCGCTCCGGCCTGGCACCTCACCAACGAGTGGGCCGCCCTGGCCCTCCTGGACGCGCGTCAGGCCGATGGCCCCCGCCTGACCCCGCGGCTCTTCGGCGGTGACCTCGAGTCCGGCGTGCTCGTCCTCGAAGACCTGGGCGGCGGCGAGAGCCTCGCGGGCGTCCTCCTCTCGGGAGACGCTGCCCGCGCAGAGGCGGCGATGCTCGCCTTCGCCCGCTCCCTCGGACGGATGCACGCCCTCAGCGCCGGCCAGGAGGAGGCGCACTCAGCCACGCTGGAATCGCTGGGCCGCGCCGGCGGCGACCGTCTCGCCGCCGCGCGCCGCGTCCGTGAGGAGATCGCGAAGCTGCCGGCCACCTTCGACGAGCTCGACTTCGAGTGGTCTCCCGGCATGGTCGACGATGTCCAGCAACTGACGCGGGCCATTCTCGAGCCCGGGCCGCTCCTGGTCCTGTCTCACGGCGACCCCTGCCCGGACAACGACAGGCTCGTCGACGGCCGCCTGGTCCTCTTCGACTTCGAGCGCGCCGGCTTCCGGAGCGCGATGGTCGATGCCGCCTACGGCCGCGTCCCCTTCCCGACCTGCTGGTGCGCGAACCGCCTCCCGGATTACGTCGTCGAGGGCTTCGAGGCGGCCTACCGGCTCGAGCTCATGAAGGCTGTGCCCGAGGCAGGCGACGATGCTTTCTTCGAACGCTCGCTGATGGAGGCGGCCGGTTGGTGGTTGATCACCACCTCGAACCAACTGCTGACGCGCGCCCTGCGCTTCGAGGAGCGCTGGGGCATCTCAACGTACCGTCAGCGCCTCCTCTTCCGCTTCGAGGAGTTCTCGCGCCGCGCCGCGGCCTCCGGCCATCTCGAGGCGCTGGGCGCCTGGGCCTGGCTCATGCACGAGCGCCTGCGCGCCCGCTGGCCCGAGGTGGAGGAGATGCCGCTCTACCCCGCGTTCCGCTAGGCCGCCCGGAGCTCGCGGAGGACCACGGTGCCCGCGATACGGTCCGGGAAGGTACGCCTCTGCGCGTCGGCGAACATGGAGGCGAGGTTGGCGATTGTCCCGAAGGGAAACAGCGCGCCGAGGACGAAGTAGGCCAGAAAACGCAGCACGGCCGCGTCCGGGGAGGGCCTGAGCCCGTCGCGGCCCGCGACTTTGAGCCCGACGGCCGTCTTGCCTGGCGTCGCGCCCGCGGCGGCCACGAACCCGATGTTGTACGCCGCCGCCACGACCACCATCGCCGGCGCCGCCGTCCCGACGCTCACGCCCGAGGTCACCGCAAAAGACCCCACCGTCAGCACCAGGACGACAGCGATTGCGGCGTCCAGGACGAACGCGAACAGGCGCAGGCCGATGGGCGCCAGCTCGAGGTCGGGGCTGAGGGGCGCTTCCGGATTCAGGGGCTGCACGCCCTCAAATGTAGCAGGCGCACGCTGCCAGCGAGGCGAACAAATGCTCGCCTGGCGGTGCTAAACTGGGAGTCGTGGCCAGTAACCTGACCCTGCGCTTGTCCGACAACGCCCGCACGGTCTTGGAGCGCCGATATCTGGCGAAGGACGAAAGCGGTCGCGTGATCGAGACGCCCGAAGACCTCTTCCGCCGGGTGGCGGCGAACATCGCCCAGGCGGAGCGGCAGTACGCACCCGAGGGCAAGGAGGCCGAGGCGGTCGCGCGCTGGGAGCAGGCCTTCCTCGACCTCATGGTCTCCCTGCGCTTCCTGCCCAACTCGCCCACGCTCGGTAACGCGGGCCGGCCGCTGCAGCAGTTGTCCGCCTGCTTCGTGCTGCCCGTAGAGGACTCCATCGCCGGCATCTTCGAGACGGTGAAGGAGACAGCGCTGATCCACCAGAGCGGCGGCGGCACCGGGTTCTCCTTCAGCCGCCTGCGCCCGGCGGGCGACGTCGTGCAGTCGACCGGCGGGGTCGCCTCTGGTCCTGTCTCCTTCATGAAGGTGTTCGACGGCGCCACGGAGGCGATCAAGCAGGGCGGCACCCGCCGCGGGGCGAACATGGCTATCC
This genomic window contains:
- a CDS encoding RDD family protein, translated to MQPLNPEAPLSPDLELAPIGLRLFAFVLDAAIAVVLVLTVGSFAVTSGVSVGTAAPAMVVVAAAYNIGFVAAAGATPGKTAVGLKVAGRDGLRPSPDAAVLRFLAYFVLGALFPFGTIANLASMFADAQRRTFPDRIAGTVVLRELRAA